The Chthoniobacterales bacterium genome includes a window with the following:
- a CDS encoding N-acetylmuramoyl-L-alanine amidase — MSSAKKFLWPLVTVGLFVCTIFADDWTVLRPNNRPYVTFGNVAQFYQFPEYTRVSRTVSLRSERRTIRAQAGTSELSINGVRFFTHFPLLNNNGEDLISVMDVSKIIEPVLRPSRIARSEKVDTVVLDPGHGGSDNGASSSWGSEKFFTLDVALAARRELIRAGYRVEMTRATDTAVSLEDRVNFANRFPRAVFVSIHFNSSAGDATGVETYALAPEGVTSNMSSEHHVSAADVARHAGNVQDERNIALTASIHANVLSKLAAFDRGVRHARFHVLRDVKIPAVLVEGGFISSVAEGERIATSYYRQQLAVAIAQGIQNYNAAVNYRTQGANFAVAKVTLPPHGRPISEPLGADMPPEQQHHPPSISISAGE; from the coding sequence GTGTCGTCCGCAAAAAAATTCCTTTGGCCGCTCGTAACCGTAGGCCTTTTTGTCTGCACCATATTCGCCGACGATTGGACGGTCCTGCGGCCGAACAACCGGCCTTACGTGACCTTCGGGAACGTCGCGCAATTCTATCAATTCCCCGAATACACCCGGGTTAGCCGCACCGTCTCGCTTCGCAGCGAGCGGCGCACGATCCGCGCCCAGGCCGGAACGAGCGAACTTTCCATCAACGGCGTCCGGTTCTTCACCCATTTTCCGCTCCTCAACAACAACGGGGAAGATCTGATCTCAGTCATGGATGTGAGCAAGATCATTGAGCCGGTCCTAAGGCCGAGCCGGATTGCGAGATCGGAGAAGGTGGACACCGTCGTGCTCGATCCCGGACACGGCGGCAGCGACAACGGGGCCTCGAGCAGTTGGGGCAGCGAAAAATTCTTTACCCTCGACGTCGCCCTGGCCGCTCGCCGGGAATTGATCCGGGCCGGCTACCGCGTTGAAATGACGCGTGCGACCGATACCGCTGTCTCCCTGGAGGATCGAGTAAATTTCGCGAATCGGTTTCCGCGCGCGGTTTTCGTCAGCATTCATTTCAACTCGTCGGCCGGGGACGCCACCGGCGTGGAAACTTACGCGCTGGCCCCAGAAGGAGTGACCTCTAATATGTCCAGCGAGCACCATGTCTCGGCGGCCGATGTGGCCCGGCATGCCGGAAATGTTCAGGACGAACGAAATATCGCGTTGACCGCGTCTATCCACGCAAACGTCTTGTCGAAGCTCGCGGCGTTCGACCGCGGCGTGCGGCATGCCCGGTTTCATGTCCTGCGCGATGTGAAGATTCCGGCCGTGCTGGTGGAAGGCGGTTTCATCAGCAGCGTCGCCGAGGGGGAACGCATTGCGACGAGTTATTACCGGCAACAGCTTGCCGTGGCGATTGCGCAGGGCATTCAGAATTACAACGCGGCGGTAAATTATCGGACGCAGGGCGCGAACTTCGCGGTGGCGAAAGTGACGCTGCCGCCTCATGGCCGGCCGATCAGCGAACCCCTCGGCGCGGACATGCCCCCCGAACAGCAACATCACCCGCCGTCCATTTCGATTAGCGCCGGTGAATAG
- a CDS encoding MmcQ/YjbR family DNA-binding protein, whose amino-acid sequence MNAESFRAYCLAKQAATEGMPFGPDNIVFKVKGKMFALLALDEIPPQVNLKCDPDLALELRDRYEQVEPGYHMNKKHWNTVVLDGVIPDGEVRGMIDHSYELVAQSLPKKKR is encoded by the coding sequence ATGAACGCCGAGAGCTTCCGCGCTTATTGTCTGGCCAAGCAGGCGGCGACGGAAGGGATGCCGTTCGGTCCCGATAACATCGTCTTCAAGGTGAAGGGCAAAATGTTTGCCCTTCTCGCGCTCGACGAAATTCCGCCGCAGGTGAATCTAAAGTGCGATCCGGACCTTGCGTTGGAATTGCGAGACCGCTACGAGCAGGTCGAGCCGGGTTACCACATGAACAAGAAACATTGGAACACGGTGGTGCTCGATGGGGTGATTCCGGACGGCGAAGTGCGAGGAATGATCGACCATTCCTACGAACTGGTCGCGCAGAGCCTGCCGAAGAAAAAGCGTTAG
- a CDS encoding OmpH family outer membrane protein, with amino-acid sequence MINDYSPVRRLMLSVTLLSSVALAHVARAELSVGTVDVNRVFKEYRNTRESEKKVNAAKDAATKELDERADAYKKELEAINKLNAQLDTPILAAAAKAQKVKERDEKIETIKSMEREMTDFRQTRERQLQQLVRNLQENLIKEITAVVLEQAKRKNFDLVFDTSGASLNQFPPVLFSRERADFTADVVAALNKPPAPTATPTPTPSSSSKP; translated from the coding sequence ATGATCAATGATTATTCTCCTGTCAGGCGTTTGATGCTCTCCGTCACCTTGTTGTCTTCCGTCGCGCTGGCCCACGTTGCGCGAGCGGAACTGAGCGTCGGCACGGTCGACGTAAACCGAGTCTTCAAGGAGTATCGCAATACCAGGGAGTCTGAAAAAAAGGTCAATGCCGCCAAGGACGCCGCCACGAAGGAGTTAGACGAGCGCGCGGATGCTTATAAGAAGGAACTGGAAGCGATCAACAAGCTGAACGCCCAACTTGATACGCCGATTCTGGCGGCGGCGGCAAAAGCGCAAAAAGTAAAAGAGCGCGACGAAAAGATTGAGACGATCAAAAGCATGGAACGGGAGATGACCGACTTTCGCCAAACGCGCGAGCGGCAGCTCCAGCAATTGGTGCGGAATCTCCAGGAAAATCTCATCAAGGAAATCACAGCGGTCGTGCTCGAGCAGGCGAAGAGGAAGAACTTCGACCTGGTGTTCGACACCTCGGGCGCCAGCCTCAACCAGTTCCCTCCCGTTCTGTTTTCGAGGGAGCGTGCTGACTTCACCGCGGATGTTGTGGCCGCGTTAAACAAACCGCCTGCTCCAACGGCCACGCCGACACCCACGCCTTCGTCCTCGTCGAAGCCCTGA
- a CDS encoding glycine--tRNA ligase, with the protein MSDKPDAQRMEKIVSLCKRRGFIFQSSEVYGGLNGCWDYGPLGVELKRNVKDYWWRVMVRGRDDVVGMDGAILMSRAVWKASGHEATFTDPMVDCRTCKARLRADQLPEKNGVKQCPNCGGKDLTEPRAFNLMFKTFVGATEDEDAVTYLRPETAQSIFVQFKNVLDTARKKLPFGIAQIGKAFRNEINPRNYIFRSREFEQMELEYFCRPEQGMELLEYWKEERLKFYENIGLAREKLHVLTVPDADRAFYSKGTYDIEYDFPFGRQELEGVAYRTDYDLKQHQEASGKPLDYFDEETKQRFIPHVVEPSAGVDRTVLALLCNAYDEETVTDEKGKSETRIVMRFHPRIAPVKVGVFPLLKNNEQLVSKAREIVALLRAHMNVFYDETGAIGRRYRRQDEAGTPFGVTVDFETLEEKDPALRDTVTLRERDSMKQERVKIGDLLQLLTARVT; encoded by the coding sequence ATGAGCGACAAGCCAGACGCCCAGCGCATGGAGAAGATCGTCAGCCTATGCAAGCGGCGGGGATTCATTTTCCAATCGAGCGAAGTCTACGGCGGATTGAACGGCTGCTGGGATTACGGCCCGCTCGGCGTCGAACTGAAGCGGAACGTGAAAGATTACTGGTGGCGCGTCATGGTGCGCGGGCGGGACGATGTCGTGGGGATGGACGGCGCGATCCTGATGAGCCGCGCGGTCTGGAAAGCCAGCGGCCACGAGGCCACATTCACCGACCCGATGGTGGATTGCCGGACCTGCAAAGCTCGGCTGCGGGCGGACCAGCTCCCCGAGAAAAACGGGGTCAAACAATGCCCGAACTGCGGTGGAAAGGACCTCACCGAGCCGCGCGCGTTCAACCTGATGTTCAAAACCTTCGTCGGCGCGACGGAAGACGAAGACGCCGTGACCTATCTTCGACCCGAAACGGCGCAGTCGATTTTTGTTCAATTCAAGAACGTGCTCGATACGGCGAGGAAGAAACTGCCGTTCGGGATCGCGCAGATCGGGAAAGCGTTCCGGAACGAGATCAATCCGCGCAATTACATCTTTCGTTCCCGTGAGTTCGAGCAGATGGAGTTGGAGTATTTCTGCCGGCCGGAGCAGGGGATGGAACTGCTCGAATACTGGAAGGAAGAGCGCCTGAAGTTCTACGAGAACATTGGGTTGGCGCGCGAAAAACTCCACGTACTCACGGTTCCTGATGCCGACCGCGCCTTTTATTCGAAGGGCACCTACGACATCGAATACGATTTCCCCTTCGGCCGCCAGGAGTTGGAAGGTGTCGCCTATCGCACGGATTACGATTTGAAGCAGCACCAGGAAGCGAGCGGAAAACCGCTCGACTATTTCGATGAGGAAACGAAACAGCGTTTCATTCCGCACGTTGTCGAGCCGAGCGCCGGGGTGGACCGGACCGTTCTCGCGCTTCTCTGCAATGCCTATGACGAGGAGACCGTGACGGACGAGAAAGGGAAGAGCGAGACGCGAATCGTGATGCGTTTTCATCCGCGGATCGCGCCAGTGAAAGTGGGGGTGTTTCCGCTCTTGAAGAATAACGAGCAACTCGTGAGTAAGGCACGAGAGATCGTGGCGTTGCTTCGTGCCCACATGAACGTCTTTTACGACGAAACGGGCGCGATCGGCCGGCGGTACCGGCGCCAGGATGAAGCCGGAACGCCGTTTGGCGTCACGGTCGATTTCGAAACCCTGGAGGAAAAAGATCCGGCTTTGCGCGACACCGTTACCTTGCGTGAACGCGACTCGATGAAGCAGGAGCGCGTGAAAATCGGCGATTTGTTACAACTTCTGACCGCCCGAGTTACGTAA
- a CDS encoding luciferase family protein, translated as MVRSWPGMGVGVHRLGGIGFFFRGRECSHIHGNGLLDCFVGREKRDQLVANGQALPHHVFPNSGWISFWVENETDIEAALGLIRIAAAE; from the coding sequence ATGGTGCGCAGCTGGCCCGGCATGGGGGTCGGCGTCCATCGCCTGGGAGGCATCGGCTTCTTCTTTCGCGGCAGGGAGTGCAGCCACATCCACGGGAATGGACTGCTGGATTGCTTTGTTGGCCGGGAGAAGCGCGATCAACTGGTGGCCAACGGGCAGGCCTTGCCGCATCATGTTTTTCCCAATTCCGGCTGGATTAGTTTCTGGGTTGAAAACGAAACCGATATTGAGGCAGCGCTCGGGTTGATCCGGATTGCCGCGGCCGAATGA
- a CDS encoding sigma-70 family RNA polymerase sigma factor — protein MPSSVTAFPSVISEGAAKTAAAPVPMKPWPGPAPKDSKLAEIERLGERCRAGDASAWTALFPIVWPVLVTFVHRLYHSLDEQDAEDVAQTSLEAAIRGIHTYSGDGLFRAWLFGIASQQARGLFRRKFAAKRGLKVLAPISHSTDRTDDTAKSPSDATAESDRATILHRALEQLPEEDRDLVHLHFFGELTFKEIGAVRKMNPKTVYTRVSRSKAKLLDLLIRSNLTRADG, from the coding sequence ATGCCTTCCTCCGTCACCGCCTTTCCCAGCGTCATTTCTGAAGGAGCGGCGAAGACTGCCGCGGCGCCAGTTCCTATGAAGCCATGGCCGGGCCCCGCGCCGAAAGATTCGAAGCTGGCCGAAATCGAGCGGCTGGGAGAGCGATGCCGGGCTGGGGACGCCAGCGCGTGGACGGCGCTTTTCCCCATCGTTTGGCCGGTGCTCGTGACGTTCGTTCACCGGCTTTACCATTCTCTCGATGAACAGGACGCCGAGGATGTCGCGCAGACATCGCTCGAGGCGGCCATTAGAGGCATCCACACCTATTCGGGCGATGGACTCTTTCGAGCGTGGCTCTTTGGCATTGCGTCCCAGCAGGCGCGCGGGCTTTTCCGCCGAAAATTCGCGGCCAAGCGAGGCTTGAAGGTTCTCGCTCCGATAAGCCACTCGACCGACCGCACCGACGACACCGCCAAATCGCCGTCGGATGCGACCGCGGAGAGCGATCGGGCGACCATCTTGCACCGCGCCCTGGAACAGTTGCCAGAAGAAGACCGCGATTTGGTTCACCTGCATTTTTTTGGAGAACTAACTTTCAAGGAAATCGGGGCGGTGCGGAAGATGAACCCGAAAACCGTTTACACCCGGGTTTCGCGCTCCAAGGCGAAGCTCCTGGACCTCCTGATCCGTTCCAACCTGACGAGGGCCGATGGATAG
- a CDS encoding OsmC family protein — MSEHKVTLNWQRGDKPFEYQKYSRDHTWKFDGGHEMMASAAPAYLGNPANTDPEEAFVASLSSCHMLTFLAVACKKKFVLDEYTDAAVGHMEKNENGKMAITRVELHPKIKFSGEKQPTEQELDEMHHFAHTECFIANSVKTKVTVEK; from the coding sequence ATGTCCGAACACAAAGTTACGCTCAACTGGCAACGCGGCGATAAGCCGTTCGAGTATCAGAAGTATTCGCGCGATCACACCTGGAAATTCGACGGCGGGCACGAGATGATGGCCTCGGCGGCGCCGGCTTATCTTGGGAATCCGGCGAACACCGATCCGGAAGAAGCGTTCGTGGCGTCGCTCTCCAGTTGCCACATGCTCACGTTTCTCGCCGTGGCCTGCAAAAAGAAGTTCGTCCTCGACGAATACACGGACGCTGCCGTTGGCCACATGGAAAAGAATGAGAACGGCAAGATGGCGATTACGCGGGTGGAGCTGCATCCGAAGATCAAGTTTTCCGGCGAGAAACAGCCGACCGAGCAGGAGCTCGATGAGATGCATCACTTCGCGCACACCGAGTGTTTCATCGCGAACTCGGTGAAGACCAAAGTGACGGTCGAGAAATAA
- the murI gene encoding glutamate racemase, whose product MNSDRANPGSDRAAQPIGVFDSGIGGLTVVSALRALLPNESIFYLGDTARVPYGGKSAATVQRYSLEIAEMLLQERAKTVVVACNTASALALPRLEETLPVAVTGVILPGARAAIAQTRSGHIGVIGTRATIASGAYERALRSLNEEIQVTARACPLLVPLIEEGWLESPITDEIILQYLAPLMNDGVDTLVLGCTHYPLLRNAIARLVGDKVALVDSAQNCALAVRDLLERENLGGPESDCGVLRVALTDPPDAFLRVAREALQLDVGEVELRTL is encoded by the coding sequence GTGAATAGCGACAGAGCAAACCCGGGATCGGACAGGGCCGCCCAGCCGATTGGCGTCTTCGACTCCGGGATCGGCGGATTGACGGTAGTGAGCGCATTACGGGCGCTCTTGCCTAACGAATCGATCTTTTATCTCGGCGACACCGCTCGCGTTCCCTACGGCGGGAAAAGTGCCGCAACCGTTCAACGCTACAGTCTCGAAATCGCGGAGATGTTGCTCCAGGAAAGAGCAAAGACCGTCGTAGTCGCCTGCAATACCGCTTCCGCTCTGGCCCTGCCACGTTTGGAGGAAACGCTGCCGGTCGCCGTGACCGGCGTCATTCTTCCTGGGGCGCGCGCGGCCATTGCGCAAACTCGCAGCGGGCATATTGGCGTGATTGGCACGAGGGCGACGATCGCGAGCGGCGCCTACGAACGAGCGCTGCGATCGCTCAATGAGGAAATCCAAGTGACCGCCCGGGCTTGTCCGCTGCTGGTGCCGCTCATTGAGGAAGGTTGGCTGGAGAGTCCCATCACCGACGAGATCATTCTGCAATATCTCGCGCCCCTGATGAATGATGGCGTTGATACGCTGGTGCTCGGTTGCACCCATTATCCGCTTTTGCGAAACGCCATCGCGCGCCTGGTGGGGGACAAAGTCGCTCTGGTCGATTCCGCGCAGAACTGTGCCCTCGCTGTCCGCGATCTTCTGGAACGCGAGAATCTCGGCGGCCCGGAGAGCGATTGCGGTGTGCTTCGAGTCGCGCTAACCGATCCGCCAGACGCGTTCCTCCGGGTCGCCCGCGAAGCATTGCAGCTGGACGTGGGGGAAGTGGAACTGCGCACGTTGTGA
- a CDS encoding FAD-dependent oxidoreductase: MAIDQEERAGANLSFWEATDAEPALHPLRENSSADVCIVGAGIAGLSIAYELSHAGKKVIVLDDGSIGRGMTARTTAHLVNALDDRYYDLEKYHGEDGARMAAQSHSAAIDRVERIVETENIDCDFERLDGYLFEPPNESLKNLEKEFEACQRAGIAVTWVKNAPIEGFETHRAIRFPNQAQIHPLKYLQGLAAAVTRRGGQIFTGTKVEEAVGGENARVTTTNKLNVTAKAVVVATNSPINDRYVIHTKQAPYTTYVIGLQVRSGDVTRALFWDTAERAGMETGLGAVPYHYVRTARGDDADNEVLIVGGEDHKTGQADDFEQRFQRLEDWARARWPKAGDILFQWSGQVMEPVDGLGYIGRNPADEANVYIATGDSGNGMTHGVIAGMLISELIRRGDHAWAKLYEPSRVTLRASADFAKENINVAAQFADYFTGGDAGSPEDLKPGEGAVIRRGVKKIAVYRDEAGALHEMTAVCPHLKCIVHWNRTETTWDCPCHGSRFDALGKVLNGPSVADLAPVEGNGT, encoded by the coding sequence ATGGCTATAGATCAAGAGGAACGGGCGGGGGCAAATTTGTCATTTTGGGAGGCGACGGATGCCGAGCCGGCGCTGCACCCGCTTCGCGAAAACAGTTCGGCGGACGTTTGCATCGTCGGCGCGGGGATCGCGGGGCTCTCGATTGCGTATGAGCTCAGTCACGCCGGCAAGAAAGTGATCGTCCTGGATGACGGCTCCATCGGCCGTGGGATGACGGCGCGAACGACGGCGCACCTGGTGAACGCGCTGGACGATCGCTATTACGACCTCGAGAAATATCATGGCGAAGATGGCGCGCGGATGGCGGCGCAAAGCCATAGCGCGGCGATCGATCGGGTGGAGAGAATTGTCGAGACGGAGAACATCGACTGCGATTTTGAGCGGCTGGATGGCTATCTCTTCGAGCCGCCGAACGAGTCGCTGAAGAATTTGGAAAAAGAGTTCGAGGCGTGTCAGCGGGCTGGGATCGCGGTGACATGGGTCAAGAACGCGCCGATCGAAGGATTCGAAACCCATCGAGCGATTCGTTTTCCGAACCAGGCCCAAATCCATCCTTTGAAATATCTGCAAGGGCTGGCGGCGGCGGTCACCCGGCGCGGCGGGCAGATCTTTACCGGGACGAAGGTCGAGGAAGCCGTCGGCGGAGAGAATGCGCGGGTGACGACGACCAACAAATTGAATGTGACGGCCAAGGCGGTGGTGGTCGCAACCAATTCACCGATCAACGACCGCTACGTCATTCACACCAAGCAGGCGCCATACACGACCTATGTCATCGGGTTGCAGGTGCGTTCGGGAGATGTCACGCGAGCTCTCTTTTGGGACACGGCCGAACGCGCCGGAATGGAGACCGGTCTCGGGGCGGTGCCGTACCATTACGTCCGGACCGCAAGAGGCGATGACGCGGATAACGAGGTCTTGATTGTGGGCGGAGAAGATCACAAGACCGGCCAGGCCGATGATTTCGAGCAGCGGTTTCAGCGTCTGGAGGATTGGGCGCGCGCCCGCTGGCCGAAAGCCGGCGACATTCTTTTCCAGTGGTCGGGCCAGGTCATGGAGCCGGTGGACGGCCTTGGTTACATCGGGCGCAACCCTGCAGACGAAGCGAATGTTTACATTGCCACCGGCGATTCCGGGAACGGGATGACGCACGGGGTGATCGCGGGAATGCTCATTTCTGAGCTGATCCGGCGGGGCGATCACGCCTGGGCGAAGCTCTACGAGCCGTCGCGCGTTACCCTGAGGGCGAGCGCGGATTTCGCGAAGGAGAACATCAACGTGGCCGCGCAATTCGCCGATTATTTCACTGGCGGCGATGCTGGTTCCCCGGAGGATTTGAAACCGGGCGAAGGCGCCGTGATTCGGAGAGGCGTGAAGAAAATCGCAGTGTATCGTGACGAGGCGGGCGCGCTGCACGAGATGACGGCGGTCTGCCCCCACTTGAAATGCATCGTGCACTGGAACCGGACGGAAACGACCTGGGATTGTCCCTGCCACGGCTCCCGCTTCGACGCGCTCGGGAAAGTCCTGAATGGTCCGTCGGTCGCCGACCTGGCGCCAGTCGAGGGGAACGGCACGTAA